The sequence below is a genomic window from Myxococcus xanthus.
CGGAGTTGTTCAGAAGGCTTCCTGACGCGAACTACAGCATCCTCTCGTTGGAGGGGATCGCAGCAGCGACTCCCAGATTGCGCCAGCGTGCACAGGGAGCGAGTGAGACCGCGTCTTTGTATCCACTCGTGGACTGCCAGGACTCCGACTTCGTCCTCGTGAACGTGGCGAACACTGGCGGCCCGTACCCGCTATTCGATGCCTATCACGAGACGTACCCCCGTGAAGTTCGGAAGATCGCTGACTCATTCAGCGACTTTCTTGAGCGTGCTCTCGCGAGCGGAGACGAATTCTTCTGGCTCGACGAGCAAGACTAACGCGTCGAACGCACCGCAGTGCCCAACCGAAGCCCTCGAGGCACCACCACACGCTCCACGGCGTCGAACAGGCCACTGGCGAGCAGTGCCAGCGCGGCTGCGGGAATCGCTCCCTCCAAGATGAGCCGCACGTCATCCAACCGGATGCCCGTGAGAATCGGCTGACCGTAGCCCCCTGCCCCCACCAGCGCGCCCAGCGTGGCAGTGCCCACGTTGATGACCGCGGCCGTCTGGATGCCCGCGAGGATGGACGGCGCCGCCATGGGCAATTCGATGCGCCACAGCCGCGCCAGCGCGGGCAGGCCCAGCGCCTCCGCGGACTCGCGAACCTCGGGAGGGATTCCCGCGAGCCCGGCCGCTGTGTTCCGGACAATGGGCAACAGGCTGTAGAGGAACAGCGCGGCAATCGCCGGACGTGAGCCGATTCCCAGCAGCGGAATCATCACCACCAGCAGCGCCAGCGACGGCACCGTCTGGATGACCCCCGTCAGCCCCAGCACACCGCGCCCCAGCCGAGGCCGTCGCGCGGCCAGCACGCCCAAGGGCACCGCGAGCGCCATCGCCGCCAGCAGCGACACCCCCACCAGGAACAGGTGCTCACGCGTCCGCTTCCACACGCGAGAAGCCAGCCCGTCCCCGCGCACTTCCGAAGTGACCCCCAGCGCCGTGGCGAGGAAACCCGACGCCACGCGGCCCTCCGACACGCGCTCCAGCCGGGCCAGCGCGTTGAGCTTCACCATGTCCGCCTCGGACACGTGGCCTTCCAGACGCAGCATCGCGGCCAGGGCCTCGGGCGCCCGCGCCTCCAGGTCGTCGCGATACAGCAGCACCGCGTCATACGCGGGGAAGTGGCGCAGGTCGTCCTCCAGCACACGCAACCCATAGGCCTCAATCTCCGCATCAGTGGAGTACAGGTCCGTGAGCTGGAGCGACCCGCTCTCCATGCCCCGGTACGCCAAATCATGGTCCAGCCCGCGCACGTCCCGCTGCGGCAGCCGGTAGCTGTCTCGCAAGGCGGGCCAGCCATCCGCGCGGTCCATGAACTCATTGCTGAAACCGAAGCGCAGCGAAGGATGGGCACGCAAATCAGAGATGCGGCGAATGCCCAGCCGCTCGGCCTCCGCTTCCTTCATGCCCAGTGCATACGTGTTGTTGAAGCCCAGCGGCTCGCTCATCCGAAGCCCAGACTCAGCCAGGGCCGCACGCAGCGCCGCGTCGTCCGGCAGGTGGCGCCCGGACAGCAACTCCTGTCGCAACGTGCCCGTGTACTCGGGGTACACGTCGAGTTCGCCCCGGCGCAGCGCCTCCCAGAGCACGGCGGTACCGCCCAACTCCCGCCGATGCGTGACCCGCGCACCGGTGCTCCGCGCGAGCTGCGTCACCGCTTCACCCAAGATGACGGACTCGGTGAACTTCTTGGAGCCCACGCGCACCTGGGGCACGCCATCCCCAGACGAGGACGCCCCGCCACACGCCCCCACGAGCAGCAACACCAGGAGCCACCCCCTCACGCCGCGCCTCCCAGCCCACCGCCAGGCAGAGGCCGCTGCGCCTGGATGAACCGGGTGACGAAGTCATCCGCGGGCCGTGCCTCCAAATCCGCGAGCCGCCCCTGCTGCACCACGCGTCCCTCTCGCATGAGCAGGATGCTGTCCCCCAGGAAGCCCGCCTCCGCCAGGTCATGCGTCACCAGCACCACCGTCTTGCGCAGCCTGGCGAAGATGCCGCGCAGGTCACCTTGCAGCTCGTGACGGACCAGCGGATCCAACGCGCCCAGGGGCTCGTCCAGCAGCAACACGTCCGGGTCCAACATCAACGCGCGCATCAGCGCCACCCGCTGACGCTGACCACCGGAGAGCTGCGAGGGATAACGCGCCAGCGCGTCCGTGGGAAAGCGCGTCAACTCCACCAATGCCTCCAGCCGCTCGCGCGTCTTCGCCGCGGGCCAGCGCAGGTGGCTCGCCATGAGGGTGACGTTCTCCTCGCCCGTGAGATGCGGAAAGAGGCCGCCACCCTGGAGCGCGTACCCCACGCGATGGCGCACCGCGAGCAACGCATCGCCTCCCGTGGGCAGCGGCTTGCCATCGAAGAGGACGCGCCCGGTGTCACACGGCAGCAACCCATTGAGCAGGCGCAGCAGTGTTGACTTGCCACAGCCGCTCGGCCCCAGCAGCACCGTGGTGCGTCCTGTCGGCAGGCTCAAGCTGAGCGGATGCAAGGCCTGCGTGGCCCCGTAGCATTTGGAGACGTCCTGAAGCTCGTACACGAGATGTCGTCCTTCGCAGCATCAAGGCAGGGTGAACGCGCCGTTGCAGACGGCGGGATACGGAGGCTCGGAGGCCCGGTGGCTGCACGCGGCGAAGAGCGCTCGGCCCTCCCACGTCACGGCCGCGGCCCACACGAGCAGCGGCCCCTCGGAAGAAGGCACCGTGAAGCGCGCGCATCGCGTGTCCAGGTTCTCCAGTCGGCAGGGCACTTCCTCGACGGGCCCCGCTCCCGGCAGCGCGTCCACCAACTCCGCCACGCTCTGCGAGCGCCAGCGCTCCGTTACCTGGGATTGGGCCGGTTCGTAGAGGCTCCACAACAGCGATGCCCCCTCGCAGCGAATGCGTCCCGCGCGCGCCGTGGACGCAGCGAGCAGACATCCATCCGGTACTGCCAGGGCCCGCCATGGCAGGCGCGGCGGAACGAGCAGCGCCTCGCGTCCCAGCGTCTCGCCCTCGGGGCTGCCATTCGAGGCGAGGGACTCGAGCAACTCCAAGCAGCGCGCCAGCAGGGGCCGCACGGGAGCCTGGACCACGCACCCGAGCTGCCGCACCCGCCCCAGTGTCCCGGTGATAGCGGATGCATACCCGGCGGCGCGACAGTCCTCCGCCTCGCACGCCTCGACCCGGACCGAGGGCCACGGACTTCCCGCCAGCGGCAGCGCTTCCTCCACCACCGTGGCACCGGGCCCCAACCGTTCGGTGATTCGGGCCTGGGCATCCTTCAGTGCCTGCTCGGGCGTCAGGTCCTCCCGCTCGGTCAACCACACCGTCACGCCATCGCAGCGGTACAGCCGCGAGTCGGCCCGGTCCGGCACCGGCGTGCACCCCTCGAACAAGGCGCGGGCTTCGGGAAGGAAGGGGCCCACGGGCGTCGCGCCCTCGGGGGCCACGGGCGACACACGAGGCGCGGGCGCGGCGCACGAGCACAGGGCCCCGGCCAGGTACACCCATAGCAGCCTCGCGGCGGTCCTCATGCCGCCGGAGTTAGGCGCCCCCTCTTCGTCACGTCAACCCGGCAGGCCGGGCGAATGGATGGCGCGTTCACTCGAATGACTCTTTCAGCCCCTGAGCCCGCTGCAGATGACGGTCCGCGAGGTTGCCCGTCCTGTCGAGCATGAGGGTGAACGCCCCATCGTTCTTGTACGTCGCCTGCGCCTGCTTCACGAGCCGCAGGGCTTCCTCCTGGTCCTCGATGACGCGCTTCAGGAAGGCCTCGTCGAAGTCAGGGCCCTGCGCCTTGCGGAGCACGTCCAGGTGCTGCTGGGCATGCGCCACGGCCTGCTCCAGGCGGGCGTCCGCGCGCTGCATGGGCAGACTCGGCCCCGGGATGAGGCCCCCGTCCTTGCTCCCCGAGCCGCCAATCCCCGCGGTGGTCCGGGGCTGCGTGAGGTCCGCCACCACGATGTCCATGGACGGCGAGCTTCCCCACGCCTTCAAGTCCTGCAAGTGCCGGCGGTGGTCCTCTACCAGCCGCAACGCGAACTGCCGCACCTGCGGGTTGGCCGACTTCTCCAACGCCAGGTTGCCCGCCGCGATGGTCTTCGCGTCGAAGAGGGCGAGCTGTCCCAGGAGCAGGTCCCGCGCTGACAAGACGTCCCGTGTCTGCCCCGCCTGGGGCGCCTCCGCCCGGGCGGTGAGCCCCACCAGGGGGCCCGTGCCCCACAGGGCCGCAAGGACCGCCACGCCGCCTGCTCTGCCAAGCCTTCCAGTCATGTCCACCTCCCGACGAAGCGATGTCCGAAGGTGGGTGCCGCGTGGCGCCCACGGCAAACACGGCCTGCCCGGCGGGGCCTCCCCATGGGGCCCCGTGAACACGAGACTCAGCCCTGGCGCTTGGCCGCTGCCACGACGTTGGCGCCAGCAGGCCCGGGCAGCGGCACCACGCCGAACGTCACGGCGGAGTGCCTGCCAGGCGGGCGGACACGCGCTGCTACACTGGGCGCCATGGCGAGGATTCTCATGGCGGCCCACCCCACGGCGGGTCACACCAACGCGCTGCGCGCCATTGGAGGGCGCTTGCGTGAACTCGGCCACGACCTGGCCATCGCAACGGTCGTAGCGCCGGCACGCTTTCCCGGCCTGATGCCAGAGCCGCTGCGCTTCGCCTCCCAGCTGCCGGAAGCCCTGCGCCAGGACGGACTCAGGCTGGTGCCGCTGCGCCCTGCTCCGGCCGCGCTCTGGTACGGCGCGCGCATCACCCGGGCCCGGGGACTCGACGAGCTGGGGTGGGCGCTCCGGCTGTTCACCACCGGCATGGAGGGGCATGCACGGCGCATCGCCGAGGAAATCGAAGCCTCTGGGACTGACGTCGTGCTGGCGGACTACCTCATGCCCGCGGCCCTGCTCGCGGCCCGGAGGACCCGGCGCCCCTATGTGGCGCTGTATCATTCCGCCCTCCCCTTCCCCGTGGAGGGCGCGGCGCCTTTTGGGAGTGGGCTCGAGGACGACGCCCCCCGCGATGCCACATGGACCCAGGCCGAACAGCGGGGGCTCGCGCTGCTGCGCTGGTTCGATGCGCGTGTCGCCCGTGCCGCGAAGCGCCTGCGCGTCCCCTTGAAGACGAACGGACTGCTCGCGGCGCCCATCTCCGACGACCTCAACCTGATGGCGACGACCCCGGCGCTGGAGCCCGGCCTCGAGCCGCTGCCCGGCCCGGTGGAGATGACCGGCCCGTGCCTGCCCCGGCCCGTGCCCTCGAGCATGGATGACCCCGCGCTCACCGCCATCCGGCCCGGCCGCACGCACGTCTACGTGTCACTGGGCACGGTGTTCAACGACCAGCCGCACGTCTTCCACGCCATCCTGGACGGGCTGGCGCGGCACGACGTGGACGTGGTGGTCAGCGCGGGTGCCAGCTTCGAACGGCTCCAGGCCCGCGCGGGCCCGCGCACGCAGGTGTTCCGCCGCGTTCCCCAGGTGCCCCTGCTTCAGAAGGTGGACCTGGTGGTGACGCACGGTGGGAACAACACCGTGCAGGAATCGCTCGCGGCCGGGCGGCCCATGGTCGTCGTGCCCTTCGGCGGCGACCAGCTCGCGAACGCGCGGCGCGTGGAGCGGCTGGGCGTGGGCCGCGCCGTGCCGCCCTCCGCGCTGAGCGCCGACGCCATCGCCCACGCGTTCACCCAGGTGTCCCAGCCAGAAGTGGCCACCAAGGCCCGCGCCCTGGCCGCGACGCTGGAGGGTGTGGACGGCACCGAACGCGCGGCCCAGGCCGTGCTGCGGCTCCTCACGACATGACACGGGGCGGAGCGTCCCCCTCCGCGCGCTCCGCCCCGCATCCGTCCCCGCTCGCCTCAGGGCGTGCAGGCGCCGTGCGTCACGCTGGTGCACGGGTCGCTGGCGCCACACCGCGTCCAGCGCGCGCAGCGAAGCGCGTTGTAGTCCTCGAACGCCTGAACGCTCGTGGTGCGCCGGCCCTGGCTCTGCGACTCCAGGCACAGCTCGTAGTCAGTGATGGGCGTGTTGGAGATTTCATAGACAGTCTCATCCGCCGCCAGCATCCCGCTGGCGCTGGCACACTGCAGCGCGTTCGCGGGCGAGCTCGCGCGGACCTCCACCACGCGCCGGGCGCACAGGTTCGTGTCCTGGATGCCCACCGTATACACCGTGCCATTCGGGTCGCAGGTGTGCGCCGCCACGGACTGGCAGCTCCCGCTGACACACACGGCGTTCGCGCGGCAGAACTGGCTGTTCCCCGACGAGACACAGCACGCCTCGCCCACTTCGCCGCAGTTGCGGCAGCGCTCGCCCGCGGACTCCATGACACACGTCAACGTGCCACTGCAGGACGTGGTGCCCGCGTTGACGCAGCAAGCGCCGCCTTCGTTGCCACACGGCTCACACGTGCCGCTGCGGCAGACCAGCCCGGCGTTGCAGCTAGCGGAGTCCGTCCTGCAGGCACAGCCGTTGGTTCCATACTGGCTGGGGGAACACGACGATGAGCTGCTCTGGCAACCGCCGCAGCCCGCCAGGAGGGCCATGAACACCATCATCAGCCCCCGAAGAAGGGGAAGGTTCGATTTCACGAGGAAGGTCCTTGTTTGAGGAAGAGTGGAAGTCGTGCTGGCCGGAATGCGGCTCACGGGCTCAGCACCAGGTGGACGCGCTGCCCCTGTCCATCCAGGGCCTGCACCAGCACGCTGAAGTCGTCGGCGAGCGCGAGCGCCCTCAGGACGCGGTAGCCGGCCTTCTTCAACTCCTCCGGCAGCACCTCATCCAACCGCGTGGCCGTCTTCCCGTCGGGTGAGGCGAGGAAGGGCACCTGCGTCTTGCCGTCCTCGGCGGTGGCGGTCCCCAGCACCCAGCCTCCATCGTTGATGGCCACGGCCTTCGCGGACACGGCGCCCTTGGGCATCGGCAGCCACCGGGCCTCCTCCTGCCGCGACCAGACGAAAGGACGGGGGCGCTTGTCCGAATCAAGCGCGGTGCCCACGAACACCCCCACGTCGTTCAGCGCGGTGACCTCGGACTCGTTGTCCAGCAGCACCTGCACGTCCTTGCCGTAGACGCGCGCGGCGCGGAGCCCCTTCTCCGTCTCCAGCGTCACCGCCACCTCCCCCAGCGCGTTGAAGAGGACGCGGCTCGGGAGCAGCTCGGACAGGCCAGGGTGCCTCGCGGGCCCCACCTCGTCTACGAGGTAGATGCCCTTGCCGTCGTTCGGGTCACGCACCAGCAGCGTACCGTGTGCGTTGGCCGTCACGGCCTCCCAGCCTTCAAGCCACTGCTCCGCGCCCGCCTTCACGTCCTCCGAACGGAGCAGGAACGCGTTGGGGCCCTTGGCGGTATATGCCGTGCCGAAGATGTCCCCCGTCGAGTTGACGCCCGTCACGCGCACCTGCTCCGCGCCGAGCACCTCGTTCAGCCAGTACGCCTCGCCCTTGCCCGTCAGCAGGACGTCCGACTCCGCCTCCTTGTACCGGGCAATCACCGCCCCACCGTTGAGCAGGTGCGCGGGGGCGTAGAGCGAATCGATGAGGTACCAGCGCACGAAGGGGAAGACATGTACGAGGCACGGGCGCACGCCCACCTTCACGCTCTTCCGGACGCCGCCCGACGCGCCGTAGACGACGGTGGGCCCCGTCCAGTAGGGCGGCAGGCGCAGCGTGAAGCGCGCGGAGCGCTGGCCCTCCGGGACGCGCACGGGCAGCACGCCCACGCTCGCATCCACGCTCATCAGGTCCACCAGGATGCCGCCGGTGGGCGCGGGGCTGCTGAGCACCACGTCGCCGGACAGTTCGCTGGGCCCCGAGGACGGGCAACGGCTGCTGGGGGTGACCACCGCCATCGACGACAGCCGGGGGCGCGGGACGCCGCCATACGCGACGAACTGCTTCACCTGGACGTCCTCCGTGAAGTCGATGTCGAAGATGAAGGTCTTGTAGCCGCTCACCTTCGCGCTGGAGCCAGGCGCAAGGGTCAGCTCCACGTTGTGGGGGCAGGCGGCGCTGTTACAGAAGGGGTCATCCGAGCCACGCACCTGCCGGGCGTAGGCCTTGAGCGTCCCCCGCACACGCGTCACGTAGGTGGAGTCCCCCAGGTTGTAGCGGCTGGGCAAGGTGTCATCGAAGGTCCAGGTGATGACGTTCCCGGAGCGCGAGCCATACATGTGCAGCACCAGGTCCGAGTTGAGACCGAACTGCCGCGCCGGCACGTTGAGGTTCAGCGTGTTCGCCGCCTTCGGCAGCAGCCAGTAGCCCGTGGCGTAGTCATTGCCTTTCACGCGGATGCGCGCGGCATTGAGCCGGATGTTCGTGCCGCGCCACACGTCGTCCACGACGTCCGCGTGGGCGGCCTGCGCCAGGAAGAAGCCAAGCAGGGCCAGGGGCAACAGCCCGTTGAGACTGCGTTTCATGAGGACCTCGACTGCGGTGGGTGGGTTGAAGCGAAGGGGCTCAGCCGCCGCGGCTGGCCGAGGCCTGGGCCATCAGCGCCATGACGCGGGCCCGGGTGGCGGGCTGCTGGCCGGGACGGACCGAGAGGGCCTGGAGCATCCGGAGGACGGCGGCGCTGTCGTCCATGCGGGGGGTGAGGACGTTGAGCAGCGCGGCCTCGGCCCCCGGCGCCAGTTGCCCCGCCACGACCCAGCCGCTCAGGCGCTCCAGCTCGGGTGCGCCCAGGGTGCGCGCATTCAGCGCGTCCAGCAGCGCGCCTTGCACGGCACGCGCTGGCTCGGACATCAGCGCGTCCAGCAACATGCGCGTGGCGGCCTCCTGGGGCGCGGTGCGCAGGGCCCCCGCGGCGGCGGAGCGCACCTCGGGCGCCTCGTCACGCAAGTGGGGCGACGCCAGGTCCATGACGCGCTCCGTGCCGCTGTTGCCCAGCGCGCGCAGGGAGTGCTCCAGCGACTCGGCGTTGTCCGCGCGGGCCAGGGCGTCCTCCAGCGGGCGCAGGAACTCGGCCACCTCGGGGCTGCCCGCGGGCAGGCGGGAGACGACGGCGCCCAGGGCGTAGGCGGACGCGCGCTCGGCGCCGACGTCACCCGCGGTCCGGGCCTCCGTGTTCATCCGCGCCAGCAGCCGGCCCGTCTCGGGCTCCGGCTCGCGGAGGAGGCCCGCGCGCTGCACCATCAGCCCATGCGCGCCGGCATGCTCGCGGGCCTCCGTGGAGACAATCAGCTCGCGCAGCGTGGCCTGGGCCTCGGCGTGCCCCGCGCCGGCCAGCAGGTCCAGCATCAGCTCGCGCATCGCGGGAGACCTGCCCTTCTGGAGGAACAGTTGCCCCAGCTCACCGGCCCGGTGGGGCTCCAGTTTGAGCGCGGCGATGGCCCTCCGCGCGAAGGTGCCCAGCTCGGGGATGGCGCCGGGGTCGGTGGCGGACGCCAGCACCTGGAGCGCCGCGTCCACCGTCATGCCGTCGGCCTGGCTGGTCGTCAGCGCCAGCGCCTCGTCGCCCTCGAAAGCCACCTGCGACGGCGCGCGGACAATGGGCTTGTCCTCCGTGGCCGGCGGCAGCGGCTTCTGCTGACGCGTGGAGAACGCGAGGCGCAGGCGGACGCGCCGCGACATCAGCGAGCGGCCATCGGTGTGCGTGGCATCCAGGATTTCGTCGTGGGACACCCCGGCCAGGAAGCCCTCCGGGTCCCGGTCGAAGTGCGTGAGGGAGCTCAGCGTTTGCCGGAAGGCTGGCGCCGTGGCGGCGGCACGCAGGGACTGGTAGCGCGCACGGCGGCGCGTCAGGCGTGCGTCCTCGCCGTCGAACTGGAAGCGCGCCTCCACCTCGCCCGTCTGCGTGGACTCAACGGCGCTCCACTCGGCGGCGTCGCGCAGCTCCGTGGGGAACAACTCCGCCGCCAGCGTCTGCGCGACCTGGCGGAACAGGGGCGGCTCCGCGTCGGAGAACCGGACGGCCACCAGCGCGCCCCGGGCGTCCAGCTCCAGCCACGCCGAAGCCGTCTGGGGCAGGTGCGCCTGCACGGCCGCGGCGTCGGGGAAGAGCGCCTGGCCAGAGAGCGTCGCGTCGTGCCGATCCAGCCGCTTCACCGCCAGCCGCACGCGCGCGCCATTCGCGCGGACCTCCAGGGC
It includes:
- a CDS encoding ABC transporter permease/substrate-binding protein, producing the protein MRGWLLVLLLVGACGGASSSGDGVPQVRVGSKKFTESVILGEAVTQLARSTGARVTHRRELGGTAVLWEALRRGELDVYPEYTGTLRQELLSGRHLPDDAALRAALAESGLRMSEPLGFNNTYALGMKEAEAERLGIRRISDLRAHPSLRFGFSNEFMDRADGWPALRDSYRLPQRDVRGLDHDLAYRGMESGSLQLTDLYSTDAEIEAYGLRVLEDDLRHFPAYDAVLLYRDDLEARAPEALAAMLRLEGHVSEADMVKLNALARLERVSEGRVASGFLATALGVTSEVRGDGLASRVWKRTREHLFLVGVSLLAAMALAVPLGVLAARRPRLGRGVLGLTGVIQTVPSLALLVVMIPLLGIGSRPAIAALFLYSLLPIVRNTAAGLAGIPPEVRESAEALGLPALARLWRIELPMAAPSILAGIQTAAVINVGTATLGALVGAGGYGQPILTGIRLDDVRLILEGAIPAAALALLASGLFDAVERVVVPRGLRLGTAVRSTR
- a CDS encoding DUF4142 domain-containing protein, with the translated sequence MTGRLGRAGGVAVLAALWGTGPLVGLTARAEAPQAGQTRDVLSARDLLLGQLALFDAKTIAAGNLALEKSANPQVRQFALRLVEDHRRHLQDLKAWGSSPSMDIVVADLTQPRTTAGIGGSGSKDGGLIPGPSLPMQRADARLEQAVAHAQQHLDVLRKAQGPDFDEAFLKRVIEDQEEALRLVKQAQATYKNDGAFTLMLDRTGNLADRHLQRAQGLKESFE
- a CDS encoding glycosyltransferase — encoded protein: MARILMAAHPTAGHTNALRAIGGRLRELGHDLAIATVVAPARFPGLMPEPLRFASQLPEALRQDGLRLVPLRPAPAALWYGARITRARGLDELGWALRLFTTGMEGHARRIAEEIEASGTDVVLADYLMPAALLAARRTRRPYVALYHSALPFPVEGAAPFGSGLEDDAPRDATWTQAEQRGLALLRWFDARVARAAKRLRVPLKTNGLLAAPISDDLNLMATTPALEPGLEPLPGPVEMTGPCLPRPVPSSMDDPALTAIRPGRTHVYVSLGTVFNDQPHVFHAILDGLARHDVDVVVSAGASFERLQARAGPRTQVFRRVPQVPLLQKVDLVVTHGGNNTVQESLAAGRPMVVVPFGGDQLANARRVERLGVGRAVPPSALSADAIAHAFTQVSQPEVATKARALAATLEGVDGTERAAQAVLRLLTT
- a CDS encoding ATP-binding cassette domain-containing protein: MYELQDVSKCYGATQALHPLSLSLPTGRTTVLLGPSGCGKSTLLRLLNGLLPCDTGRVLFDGKPLPTGGDALLAVRHRVGYALQGGGLFPHLTGEENVTLMASHLRWPAAKTRERLEALVELTRFPTDALARYPSQLSGGQRQRVALMRALMLDPDVLLLDEPLGALDPLVRHELQGDLRGIFARLRKTVVLVTHDLAEAGFLGDSILLMREGRVVQQGRLADLEARPADDFVTRFIQAQRPLPGGGLGGAA
- a CDS encoding HEAT repeat domain-containing protein; the encoded protein is MRRSRLAVRTAALTTTLLFVGAVPVWSYFHHATPEAVVAAAPVSASRLPLYRWTVGEERTYHFVWNDLQRVALPVPQQGDAPQTMDGTLSLEGELTLQALEVRANGARVRLAVKRLDRHDATLSGQALFPDAAAVQAHLPQTASAWLELDARGALVAVRFSDAEPPLFRQVAQTLAAELFPTELRDAAEWSAVESTQTGEVEARFQFDGEDARLTRRRARYQSLRAAATAPAFRQTLSSLTHFDRDPEGFLAGVSHDEILDATHTDGRSLMSRRVRLRLAFSTRQQKPLPPATEDKPIVRAPSQVAFEGDEALALTTSQADGMTVDAALQVLASATDPGAIPELGTFARRAIAALKLEPHRAGELGQLFLQKGRSPAMRELMLDLLAGAGHAEAQATLRELIVSTEAREHAGAHGLMVQRAGLLREPEPETGRLLARMNTEARTAGDVGAERASAYALGAVVSRLPAGSPEVAEFLRPLEDALARADNAESLEHSLRALGNSGTERVMDLASPHLRDEAPEVRSAAAGALRTAPQEAATRMLLDALMSEPARAVQGALLDALNARTLGAPELERLSGWVVAGQLAPGAEAALLNVLTPRMDDSAAVLRMLQALSVRPGQQPATRARVMALMAQASASRGG
- a CDS encoding SMI1/KNR4 family protein, translating into MEHCGARQALRGLTMAIESLLTEISRAHFPHPPVTAARIAAFEAQMGWRLDDDLRAFYLHCDGAELFRRLPDANYSILSLEGIAAATPRLRQRAQGASETASLYPLVDCQDSDFVLVNVANTGGPYPLFDAYHETYPREVRKIADSFSDFLERALASGDEFFWLDEQD